The genome window GGACCGGGTTCGCAAGAGTAGGAGGATGCCAAAGAAACGTGATTTAAATGGAGAATCTGATGATGAGGACGATGATGAGATCCGGTACCTGGAGAAACTCCGAACTTCTAAAGTTGCAGCTGGGTACAAAGATGCTGGGGAAGAATCTGGCATCAAACAACGAAGTCTATCTAGGGATTTAAGAGGTGGGAATGTCAAAGATTTTGGTCCTTCAAAGTTAGGCAAAGATGGTAAGAAGGCCAAATCAGAGAGAGGTTCACAGGACACAGATTATGAAGAGGAGGAAGAAGTAATGTCTGAAGGGGAGCCTGAAGCTAAAAAGAAGTTAGCAAAGGATGTTACTGATTCTCCAGCTGAAGGTAGAAAGGAAATAGCTCTTACAACTCGTCAACGAGCTCTTCTGTCCGGCAAAGATGCTTCTTCCGTGTCAATTGAGTTTCCAAATGGTTTACCACCACCTCCACCTCGAAGTATGTTGTATGAAATGGTCTTTTCTTCCTGTTTAATAAGCTTAAGATCTTTTGCCTAGTAAAATGTTGCTGCAATTTGGTTAGCTTCTCTgtgaataatttgtaataagtAATAACTGTTTAGATATACTTATATCTGAtttatatgaaactgtttatgttgtgtttggttggggtgaatgaatttAGAAGGAAAGGAATGGAATTTGAACTATGTTGTGagcaattatttataaatttcattccttcctccattccattctttGCCCCCTATACTAGAGATCACATCCCAAATTTgagaaggaatgctccattcccTCTATTCAATTTCTTTTCAAATCTCATCctaacaattttgcactcactcaatttattaaaaaacttCCTTCCTATgtctattatatttatttaattttggtcatttcattctccccaaccaaacacaacattagttcTAGTTAAGGCTTTCATTTAGTCGCTCCACAGGTAACatggataaaaaaatattcttggGGTTTGTTGTTGCAGATTTCTCAGCTCTGATTATACATTATATAGACAAAATCTGCATTTCTGACTtgtgatactccctccatcccaatttagatgagcCTTTTTGTAAAAGAAATTTATCCCAAATTAGttaatctttttcttctttcagTGTATAATTATCAATAATCTTCCAACATTACCCCTTACTATTTATCATTTCCAATACAGCAGCCTCTCTATacgttaatataataaatatgggtAGATGAGGAAAAGTTGCAAACATTTAAAgcttcttaatatgtgtgaaatctgcaaaaggctcatctaaattgggatTATGAGTCTGGAAATTAGTGTATGGATATATAGTTCATCACTTTTTTAGCATTTACACATATGTACACTAAGCTTTTTGAATGCACAAGAAACTGTAATTTAATAGCCACTTATGATTGAACTAAAACCGCGGTTTTGATCTGTCCAGAACAAAAGGAGAAACTGACGGAAGTGGAGCAGCAGCTGAAGAAAGCTGAGGCTGCTGAGAGGCGTAAATTGCAGAATGAGAAGGCGGCTCGTGAGTCAGAGGTTTGCTTTTATTCAATTACTTCTTGAGCATATAATTGTTATGTGGTCTTCATATTATCGATGTAGtaatgattttatatgataactGATCATAGGCTGAGGCAATCAGAAAAATACTTGGTCAAGATTCTAGTAGAAAGAAGCGAGAAGATAAAATAAAGAAGCGTCAGGAAGAGTTGGCTGAGGTATTGTGAAGTTTGCGACTtgtgcaaaataatattttagagaGTTTAAGCTGAGATTGTTATCCATATATTGTGCAGGAGAGGGCTGCTAATGCACGAACGCTTCCTCCGAATACTATTAGATGTGTTATGGGCCCTACCGGAACCACAGTCACCTTTTCAGAGGACATGGGTTTACCTTGCATCTTTGACACTAGAACCTGCAGGTTTTGTTTCTTTTCTGAACATCCTTTTGTTAAATACGTGATTTAAGCTTCAGAGTTTAGAACACTATATTGCATGCCTATTGGGTTATACTATTCAGGCTTGTTCAGTTTATGCAGTATTTCTATTTCGTTTCTTAGATTCTTTCTTGAAGTTAGAATAAAGTGTTATGCTAAGGGGTTGGCTTTATGTCTGGTTTATTACTTCTGCACATATAGTACCCATGTGTTCATTCTTTGCCTATCAATGAATGTTTGGCAGGCCCTTTTTTTTGTGTCTGATTAAACAACCCCAGCCATCCACTTTACTTTTGACAAGGGTTGAACCCTCAACGTCCGTAGAGCGGTGAGGGTGAGGGAAATACCCTTTGGTATTAGGCCTTTTTTTCTATACTTTAGAACAAATTTTGCTGGAAAGAGGTCTTAGCTaaccaatttttatattatatatactgtCGATTTCAGTAAGAACTGTTCCTTATCAGTTTTTGGCTAGTTTGATACGTATAAATTTTACATTGTTTCTCATGAGAAATTTGGTAAAGTAGCTGAGATAAAACCATGCCTAATAAAAGTGACAAGACACTAGTTGAGCCGGTTGTTTTTCTAGTTTTAGCTAATGGTGTGAAATTCACGTGCTATTGATTTTCAGTTATCCACCTCCGCGTGAAAAATGTGCTGGTCCATCTTGTAACAACCCCTACAAGTATCGAGATTCAGCGACAAAAGCTCCTCTTTGCAGTCTTCAGTGCTACAAGGCAATTCATGAAAAGATGGATGGTGGCAACAGTAGTGGCAGTTGACAGTATTTGTATTAGTCTCTTCTGTTCTATGCATGCAGGTATTCCTGCACAATTGTCTAAGAGCATATagattttgatgattttttggTAATTACCATAGCTGATGATGTTAGGAGATGGGAATGTTGAAATCCATCAAGCACTTTTGTGGAATTtaaaactcttttttttttcctataaaaatatttagatcATTATCGAACAATCACCATTTTTCCTACTTATGGGACTCTTGAAGCTGATAAGCACCGTTCCATAATTACAGCTTAGAGAAGTCATGTGTTCAGCTAACTAGATTAGAACCAAACTTACTTTCTTTTCGGCCTAAATTCTGTGCATCCTTTGCTTAAACCGGTCCCTGAAACTGGCCAGGTTTTGTCACTATAACCTTACAGTTTTGAGAATTACAATCTTATATAGTTTCTTACACACGCTCTTTGACGAATAATTAGAACCAAACTTGCTTTCTTTTCGGCCTAAAATCTTATATAGTTTCTTACACACACTCTTTGACGAATAATTAGAACCAAACTTGCTTTCTTTTCGGCCTAAGGTTCTGTGCATCTTTTACTTAAACCGGTCCCTGAAACTGGCCAGTTTTCTTCACCATAACCTTACAGTCTTGAGAATGACGATCTTATATATCGTCTCTCGGGTGATCaagttttaaacttcaaaatcCTCTTGAATTACCACCTAGCCTCTTCTGAAATAAGTCTATGAATGGTCAGCCTGGGCATAACCTTTAGAATGTGAAAGACTGGTGAAGATGATTGAATGTAGGTATCTATATACCTATCTTCTTATGACCCTTAAAATCCCAGTCCGTGCGAGAACTTGATTGTGGGTGGTTAGGGCGTTCTAGTAGGGACATTTGGTGAATGCTGTTGACATTTGATAAAGAAAGATGCACTGCATTATATTCTCTCATAGTTTTACACTGGTAATGTCTAAATACGAAAGAGTTCATGTCTCAGGTTGAATCACGTGTGCGTGGATTTGTATAGTATATGGAGATTTCATCATTCATATTTTCAGAGGTTAAGATCATTACATTTTCATGTTActataaacataattatttgatgaattatgcttataaaatatcaaattgcACTAGACCATTTTGTTTATGCACGtctaatattcttaaatttatacacgtaagaTATTAGAGTAtactaattattaaaataaattttaatgtgtTCTGATTCGATAAATATGCTAGTAATTTAAATGGTCTGCAATTATAAAGTGATTATACTTGTTATGTTATGTATCATTGTTTCTTAGTTTATCATTTCGCAGAAGTAAAAAAAAGGAAATGACATCTGAATCAATTtcgcaaatttttaaaaaaaatagcatTCTACAAATTTTTCTCTAGGAGAAAGAAATGAATGTTTGGTAAAAAAGTCCCCCGACTTTTATATGACTTTTTATCAAATGAGAAGTTTTGAGTCCTAACGGCTCATCCGTTTCATCTTTTTACATTTcagatttataataaattttatatatctatagatatcatttttgttaaattaaatatattcttccaaccttaaaaaaatatatatattatttccaacacttaatcaaatatatttcttaacgCAATTACTCATCCCAAACAACACTTAGGGCAAATCCGAAAGTGACCTAAAAGTCCAAATTTGGACCGGCCTAAATCTTCTCAACTGTGGTCTAAATCTTGGTCCAAATTTAGGCCGGTGAATTTAGCCCGGCACTATTCACCGACCTAAATCTTtttactaatataataatagctttttatcttttatatatttagttaattgaatgattatatattaatataattattaaatagttataaattatttttaatatattttacttaaataattatatatattaattttgaaatataataaaattaaacactTTTAAAATAATCCAAATTAACAATACATTAAACATAAGATAAAGATTATATTCGATAAAGCTAAATTACAAATACACTTTACACCAAAACATAATAACTAAAACTTCAAAAACATAACACAAACTAAAACTTCGacttaatcaaataaaaaattgagcATGGAACAATATATTAATTCGGAGTTGTATTGAAtctttatcatttttattttaattaattaagtaaaatgtagaattttcttttatttttttgtttaaatataatgtttttcgagtttaatgaatttattgggtttaatattaatatgaaatcttatattattggtaaaaaattagaataataatataaatataattagaaaaataaaatatttttatataaatttggatcaaaatttaAGTCAAACTAGAATGAAAAAATGATTCGGTTAAAATTTGGATCAAGATTTAAGCTAAAATCTGGTCCTACTGTTGGAGATGGCCTTGTAGCTCACCTCTGGACTATAAATATAGCACACCGACAGTGTATTTTTCAGCAAATCCAACATACAGAATTGTGATATAACTCCCTCAACTGCACTCCACCTGCTCAACCACTTGCAAGTAAAATAAACAACAAAACCTCATCACCATCATTATCATCATGCATTGCATTTGCACCTCTGAGCACAACTAGGCTCGTGACCCTCGTGCTCACTTTCTCATATTGTAAcctccactctctctctctgttgTTATCTTCTTTGATTTTTGCAAGAGTGTGGAGTCCCACTTAACCCAACCAGTAAAGCTACTACACTAGTCCTTGTTCCAATGGACAAGATTCCCTCTAGTTGAGGAAgagtcatataaacaaacaCCCTTATCTTAAGTACCCCACATTCTCCTCATTAACAATAAAGACAAAATCAggcataaaaataataatatctctCCGGTTTTCTTTACACTAACCATTTAATCGTGATACGGATACGAAAGTTCTCTAAACAGATACGAATGATATTTGGATATAAATACTATCTCTCCCGTTTTTTTAACATCGATCATTTAATCTTTTCTACTAGATACGGGTATGAGAGTTGTCTAAGACAGATGACACTCGAATAAGGGTATGAGAAtgtgtttaattattatatagaaGAAAGGGAGGATATAATTTACTGCTGCTATTCTAGTAAAACTTATGTATTATATGAACAATCAGGTACATTTCCTAAAGATGCAATAACAACAAAAAGCAGTTTTATTTCTAAGACAAGTGAATAAGAATCCTGTCCTCAAAGAAATTCCCCCTCCAGAAGCTGGTGAAAGAGGATGATGTGGGCAGTTCTCCAAGCTCATCAAAGAAGTCATTTTCCTCTGATTTTGGTGTGGCAAAGGTCATCAGATGAGGATAACAGAGTGGCTTCTCCTTCTCATCAAACAAAATATTCTCGAAATTCTCCGTAAACTGGATCCCTTCTTCCTGCTTGATATCAGAAATGATACCTTGATGCTCAGAGCCACTCAATGGAGAATGTATGTAGTGAAAATCACTAGTAATTTTCTCACTACCAACATTTTCATCAAATGAGTACCCTTGATCCTtcacttctacttcttttcgaTCTTCTGGTTCCTCAAGACTGTCGATTTTAACTTCTTCTTCCTGCTCTTCTTCCTTCTCTTGTTCCAGTTCTTCTTTTAGCTCTTTAGGATTTGGATGGTTATGACTAGAAGTGTAAGTGATAATAAGAAGTGAAGCATCAGTTCTGCATCTTTCCACTTGTTTTTTGGCTAAACAACCTTTTGAAGTGCTACATCTATAATATCCCCTGCAGAGAATCAGGTGCCAAAAGATCTAGTCAGAAAGGAATATAATCTGTTGAGTTAGTTACATGACAGGGCTTAGATCAAGTTACAGTTAGGATTTATACTGTTTTGTAATAGAAACTTTTTACAAGCTTTTACCATACCATTATGTTGTACATACATGAATTCGGAAAAAGGACAAAACTTTCTGGCTACTTGTAAAAACTTGAGGTTATAAgagaacaagaaaatccagtcTCATCTTGGTCAGGTGACATAAAATTACCAAAAAGAAATTACTTATTTCTCTCAGAAAATAAGTGTAGGAGGGCTAATGACCTTGCTCGATTGGAGAGGCCGTTTCCAGAAAATGACCCCGGACACGAAAAAActtataattatgatatatcGGTAGGAGAGGCCGTTTCCAGAAAACGACCCTGAACACGAAAAAACTTATAATTATGATATACCGGGACTCCGGGAGAGGCTGTTTCCGAGAAATACCAGAGACGGAGAAACTTATATGTATGTTATATTGAGGATGAAGGGTAGGACTTAGGAGTACCTGGGATAAGGGGATCCTTTGATGGGTTTTTGCCCATATTTTCTCCAAGACCAAGAATCAGAAGGTGGCCCTTCATTCTTGTGTTTCTTGTTTTCATTGGCCTCTATCTTCACTGTCACAACAGTCTTCTCTGACATTTTCCTGTGAGAAAAACAAGGGGAAGAAATGAAGAAAGAGTTTCTGCATGTTGGCAAATTTCAAGAAACTGCAGAGTTTTAAGGAGTTGAACAACCAATGAACCAAACCAACCTTTTCTTTGAAGTCTGAGTATCTGATTTTTCTTCTGAAATCTTGAGGTCCAGGCTTGGAGAGGGAGAGCAATCCATGCTATTGGCTGGCTAGAGAGAGATGCAATACAAAAGTTGCAGAATCAAGAAGCAAGATGGATCAAGATCAGAGCTCAGTTAAATGATTGattgagagagggagagattgagagagagagagagagagagttgagtgtgtgtgtgagagtgtGTGTAGATAAGCAAGAAAGATGACAAAGCCACGAGTTGCtttctttatttcttttcttctcaCTCATTAATTATACCCCATCTACAAACAACTTTGCATTTCACCACCCCCACCTTCCAACTTCACAAAGCATACAAATTATAATATCCCaggcattttaattaatttagtaatataggatgtattcattaaaatatctGCATGATCATTAAGATTTGCAATCAGACATGTTTGATGACCCTttcttattttaaatcaaaaaaatatttataaaagcaaATAATAGTACgtagtttttgaaaattattttctaaattttatgtaataaaaataatatcatctaaattaaataattcatcaaattttatttttattattatatttttaataactcaaaaAAATTGATGATATCTTATTAcgctaaattaaaattaattttttttattatgatttaaataattttaagttatCCTCTAATCtctgattaaaatattttaccaattcattattgatttatcaaaacttcaaattatactcttatattattaaaatttgtaatttgtcAGATAATACTCTCCATACATCCTAAATCGATGAATCAATTTACTATTTCTGCTTATTAAACTTGTAATCATGTAATGGTAATGGACGGTATTTGTACTTTGATAGTTGCCCGGGGATTTACATTCCATCACTTCCTTCTATATCTCATAATAAGATTCATTTTCATTTAttcacgtaatttgagatgtaaaaaaaatatatttcgatatattaatttttcaatttttttttctaaataacagTTTAacatatgtatttttatttagaaaaaaatttgaaaaataatatgtagaaccatattttttttacaactcAAATTACGTGTTAAAAATTAAAGCCACTCTTATTATAGCGAaagagggagtaacatttatGTGCACGTGTCGATGACCGGTAATATACAAGATAAAACTAACCgttagagaaaaagaaaaaaaattgtgcaGCAATATCCAGGATAAAACTAATCTTTATGTATCCGTTACTGTATCTGGTTACCTGCTTTCACGCTTTTTTCTCGAAAAAAATTTGTGAGTGATTCTGGTGGGTTGGATAGAAAGTGATGTGTTTGCCATTTCAAAGTCTAAATTCACCTAATCCGATAGTAGTATCTTTGTTCGGTTTCATTTTTCAAACATGTTTGTTATTGCCAACTTCCAAACACAAACACATCTGGGCTGCTGTTGCAACCAACGTTCACTTACGTTAGTCGTTACTCCATTCAGTGAGAGCTGGTTCATGTTGTGTTCTAGAGACTGTTCCGCGAGATTTGGgtgctttaaaaaattatttgaattgatATCCTATTTTTAAGAtcgtaaaaatatatttgtatatgtatatttaaatcaaaaaattcgactaattatgtataatataaaatttaaaaaaaattatatctaaataCAACTAAAATCTGTGTCTTCTGcaatgttctaaaaatccccgatttattAAAGCATCCccgattaattttaataatttactgATTACATTTCGATTTGATTAAAATTCTCTAATCTATTGATAAAAATTCTGATAAATCTCCGATAAATCACGAATTCATGTTAATTTACGGACATGATCTTTTGTCAAAATGGTGTCGTCTACACAcattatgatattttattcGAAAGGGAACCTGTTAGCAGTACATAATCtaatataaattgataaatttataGACGCAGCACATGATTTATATAAACTCCCGTACGAAAAATACTCGAGTCAAACTTGTGATCATTTGATTATGATTtacacatttttttttgtcagggatTATGATTTACACATTTAAACCACCGCACCAAATCGGATTTTTCACTAAATAATACTACTCCTTCCGTttcaccagattctttacaattttttttttagactattcattcatttttttacattacaaaactttttcAGAATAGTTAATAGATCCCAtcactttttcttctttttcacacTATAATAGATCCCACCAATTCACCTACGTTTCTTTATCTttttcactattttatacatatttttcttaACGTTCATgtccaaacccaatgtaaacaattgggtaGGACGGACGAAGTACGGGCAACTTTAGTTCTTTGGTAAATCATACTCTAAACGGATAATATCGTTCGTAAATACTTATTTATTTTCCAAACGAATATTCGACTCAACTAGCAGCCTAGTCTATTGTAAACTCCGTTGAGAAGACGGACGTATATAAACTCGTTGATGCATAATTTTGATGGACATTTCGATAAGAACGTGTGGATAAGGGCCCCAAACATGTGGGCCCAATCTTGAAAAATTAATTGTTAGCCCAAATTTTGGAGCAGATGGGTTTTATTTTTGGAATGAACCTGTCATGTCTATCTGTTTCAATGAAACTAATTGGATTTACAAGTTGGTTGCCTAATTACAAAGGCTGCTCCTTGCTTGTTGAAATATCCAACTCTTTTCTCTCAATGATTATTGGACGGAAAAGATAACTTGAAATGAATTAGGATAGGGAAGTGAGTAGGATGGATTTGTATCAACGTCGGTTAGGGTATTGAGAGCCTCACTAATAACgaagaatttttaataaaaaattattattttattataaataaaaaattatataaattatggtAGAGAAATTGAATCCTAATAATACATTCTTTTTAGCTAAAAATTTAACCTccgattatatttgtcgaatttcTGGTCCTCTAGTGATAGTGAAA of Daucus carota subsp. sativus chromosome 3, DH1 v3.0, whole genome shotgun sequence contains these proteins:
- the LOC108210661 gene encoding uncharacterized protein LOC108210661, which translates into the protein MDESGARFEGIASTARKKRSQTSRRPKPESQPLAEGRNKSTLLAQQLPDDKAKISSDEKSGYGGSSKRKKVFNLNLCASRDSSVTKDEGEHAHKKLKKDSGSSTLHNNSGLKVDNEKGGGSNQNHHNGGLASSRNSGSLGDAKEGKLKKVKLKVGGVTRTIQTKPTSHATKPTSHATKPTSHSASGNGSSTKSAKTSTAPRPRPKLILQDDSDEDNSPPLDKKSGLQGTPCKDFSNGDNNHSKEEITSGQMSGRNGSRKQAERSDRVRKSRRMPKKRDLNGESDDEDDDEIRYLEKLRTSKVAAGYKDAGEESGIKQRSLSRDLRGGNVKDFGPSKLGKDGKKAKSERGSQDTDYEEEEEVMSEGEPEAKKKLAKDVTDSPAEGRKEIALTTRQRALLSGKDASSVSIEFPNGLPPPPPRKQKEKLTEVEQQLKKAEAAERRKLQNEKAARESEAEAIRKILGQDSSRKKREDKIKKRQEELAEERAANARTLPPNTIRCVMGPTGTTVTFSEDMGLPCIFDTRTCSYPPPREKCAGPSCNNPYKYRDSATKAPLCSLQCYKAIHEKMDGGNSSGS
- the LOC108210769 gene encoding probable WRKY transcription factor 69, with translation MDCSPSPSLDLKISEEKSDTQTSKKRKMSEKTVVTVKIEANENKKHKNEGPPSDSWSWRKYGQKPIKGSPYPRGYYRCSTSKGCLAKKQVERCRTDASLLIITYTSSHNHPNPKELKEELEQEKEEEQEEEVKIDSLEEPEDRKEVEVKDQGYSFDENVGSEKITSDFHYIHSPLSGSEHQGIISDIKQEEGIQFTENFENILFDEKEKPLCYPHLMTFATPKSEENDFFDELGELPTSSSFTSFWRGNFFEDRILIHLS